The genomic region GGAGTCGGTCAGAAGAAACAAGGTGGCCATCAAGGGGCCGATAACCACTCCGGTCGGTACCGGCTTTAGGAGCGTAAATGTTGCTCTTCGCAAGGAGCTAGACCTTTACGCCTGTCTGCGCCCAGCCTTCTCGCTAGAGGGCGTCAAGACCCGCTACGAAAATATCGATCTGGTAATCGTTCGGGAGAACACCGAAGATCTCTATGCCGGAATCGAGCGGATGGTAGATAGCGATACGGCCGAGAGCATCAAGCGCATCACGAGAAGCGGCTCGGAGAGGATCGCCCGTTTCGCCTTCGATTATGCCATGCGCGAGGGCAGAAAGAAGGTTACCGCCGTCCATAAGGCCAACATCATGAAGATGAGCGACGGTCTCTTCTTGGAAGTGGCAACCGAAGTGGCCAAGGATTATCCGAACCTGGAATTTGAAGATCGTATCGTGGACAACATGTGCATGCAGCTCGTTCAGAAGCCAGAGCTCTACGACGTTCTGCTCTGTCCCAA from Actinomycetota bacterium harbors:
- a CDS encoding isocitrate/isopropylmalate dehydrogenase family protein, which gives rise to ESVRRNKVAIKGPITTPVGTGFRSVNVALRKELDLYACLRPAFSLEGVKTRYENIDLVIVRENTEDLYAGIERMVDSDTAESIKRITRSGSERIARFAFDYAMREGRKKVTAVHKANIMKMSDGLFLEVATEVAKDYPNLEFEDRIVDNMCMQLVQKPELYDVLLCPNLYGDILSDLSAGLVGGLGMAPGANIGKDAAVFEPVHGSAPKYAGLNKVNPSAIILSAVLMLKHIKETQAADKVFKATAEVIKEKKAVTYDLGGEASTSQMADAIIGKIVG